From Maniola hyperantus chromosome 21, iAphHyp1.2, whole genome shotgun sequence, the proteins below share one genomic window:
- the LOC117992169 gene encoding solute carrier organic anion transporter family member 74D-like — MNQSVPVIAKAWFLLRRYILTIPRFDLFLQGALLIVVFLESYVFLLMRRNAGTGYLRTINEDWLQLGVGGAEFLLGAIVAWWGRGMRHFALSGWLGATAVSGLIVLAFPFAESGRPSVELCGGDIVSGSSNLYEPQPVEDTLLVPRTVFLVITALLCALTKISVWAHGLTYLDDHEPESGPYFYGILISIRLSLGLSGQNWMRAVSVRDDWWEAQISLSMLTLMFCILFTLFPRRMEGYKEFEEKEYNCILKPIGRMVRNKAVLYQTVALALLNTALFGYVNYDTATIQAKFHVETLRQDPRTTRTIMDIFRSLVIIFFVSIFRMRFSVRRSDGVKSNTASKVGGGVCVLVAAFFCVLAGLHCQTGDMAGFDNGLYQQPKCSAECGCASERYGFAPLCILNTSTTYFSPCHAGCQTYEDLNGFQLFEECKCGPHRAVRGSCTLPECWLPYSLYLVFFTLVLAAAAASFLMQGMVILRAVQRRDKPIAIGVSFALMGLLSHVLGHFIYMLISHFTCAYEQDGICLLHTYSIWSVGVVSAGLSVLSGVCSFAASRHPAAPELLSTSDVYINDR, encoded by the exons ATGAATCAGTCAGTTCCAGTGATAGCAAAAGCATGGTTCCTCCTCCGGAGGTACATCCTCACCATCCCGCGCTTCGACCTGTTCCTGCAGGGAGCCCTGCTCATCGTGGTCTTCCTGGAGAGCTACGTCTTCCTGCTGATGAGGAGAAACGCCGGGACGGGCTACCTGAGGACCATTAATGAAG ATTGGTTACAGCTAGGAGTTGGGGGAGCAGAGTTCCTGCTGGGAGCAATAGTGGCGTGGTGGGGTCGAGGGATGAGACATTTCGCGCTGTCAGGCTGGCTGGGGGCCACGGCTGTGTCGGGGCTGATCGTACTGGCGTTCCCTTTTGCTGAATCGGGGCGACCTTCGGTGG AACTTTGCGGAGGTGACATAGTCTCAGGCTCGTCCAACCTCTATGAGCCTCAACCCGTGGAAGACACACTGCTGGTGCCTCGCACAGTGTTCCTGGTAATCACGGCCCTCCTCTGCGCCCTCACCAAGATCAGCGTGTGGGCGCATGGCCTCACTTACCTCGATGACCATGAACCCGAAAGCGGACCCTACTTTTATG gaatcCTAATCTCAATCCGACTGTCCCTTGGTCTGAGCGGACAGAACTGGATGAGGGCGGTATCAGTGAGGGACGACTGGTGGGAGGCCCAAATATCCCTCTCCATGCTGACCCTCATGTTCTGTATACTGTTCACTCTCTTCCCGAGGAGGATGGAGGGGTATAAAGAGTTCGAAGAGAAGGAATATAACT gcATCTTGAAGCCAATTGGTCGTATGGTGCGCAATAAGGCGGTGTTGTACCAAACTGTGGCTTTAGCCCTTCTCAACACAGCTCTCTTTGGCTATGTTAACTACGATACGGCCACTATACAG GCGAAGTTCCACGTGGAGACGCTGAGGCAGGACCCGCGCACTACACGAACCATCATGGACATCTTCCGTTCACtcgtcataattttttttgtctca ATATTCAGGATGCGCTTCTCAGTCCGTCGCAGTGACGGTGTGAAGTCAAACACAGCATCCAAAGTGGGCGGAGGTGTGTGTGTGTTGGTGGCCGCGTTTTTCTGCGTGCTGGCGGGCTTGCACTGTCAGACGGGGGACATGGCTGGCTTTGACAACGGACTATATCAGCAGCCTAAGTGCAGCGCTGAGTGCGG GTGTGCTTCTGAGCGGTACGGGTTCGCGCCgctgtgcattctaaacacGAGTACCACTTACTTCTCTCCGTGCCACGCGGGTTGCCAGACGTACGAAGATCTCAATGGATTCCA GTTGTTTGAGGAGTGCAAATGCGGCCCTCACCGCGCGGTCCGCGGCAGCTGCACCCTCCCCGAGTGCTGGTTGCCGTACTCTCTTTACCTAGTCTTCTTCACGCTGGTCCTCGCCGCTGCAG CGGCGTCATTCCTGATGCAAGGCATGGTAATATTGCGCGCGGTGCAGCGGAGAGATAAACCCATAGCAATCGGAGTCAGCTTCGCGCTCATGGGGCTGCTGTCCCATGTGCTGGGACACTTCATCTACATGCTTATTAGTC ATTTCACATGCGCGTACGAACAGGACGGTATCTGCCTTCTCCACACGTACTCCATCTGGTCGGTGGGCGTGGTGAGCGCGGGCCTGTCCGTGCTGTCCGGCGTGTGCAGCTTCGCAGCGAGCCGGCACCCCGCCGCGCCGGAACTGCTCAGCACCTCCGACGTCTATATCAACGACAGATGA